The window GCTAGAAGTTCGCTCGCCGTCCATGCTCCTTGTCCTCCTCTGCCATGCCATCGTATTTCTTGAATCTGTGACATTTAACTATCCTCGAATCTATCGTTCTACATTTGAACTCTTAAATATACACGTTTCCCTAAGGCTTGCGGAATGCGGCTTTGAAAGTTGCTCAGGAAGGTTTAGAGTGCTAATTCTCAGCGGTTTTGCGAAACACTTTTCCCTTTCCTATTGTATTTGTTACTTCTCAAAAATGGTGCTTACGATGAACAAAATCCGAGTGTGCACAAATAGTGAGCTATGATTAAAGGATGCAAGACAAAAATGGGTAAAATCGTAATCGATGAAAAGACATGCAAGGGCTGCACGCTCTGTGTTGACGCCTGCCCATTCCGTCTCATACAAATCTCACAACGAATTAACCCTAAAGGCTACTATCCCGCCGAATTCGTTGACCCAG of the Candidatus Bathyarchaeota archaeon genome contains:
- a CDS encoding ferredoxin family protein — encoded protein: MGKIVIDEKTCKGCTLCVDACPFRLIQISQRINPKGYYPAEFVDPEGKCTGCTLCAITCPDVAIEVYREKKKVGGEK